GCGCATCAGCGATGCCGCTGCCACCAGACGCGGCCCCACGACGGTGCCCGCCACCATCCCCACGCCAAACAGCGCGAGATAGAACGGCACCCAGGTTTCGGGGACACCCGCCACCTGCATGAGCGTCGGCTTGATATAGCTGAACACGGCGAACATGCCGCCGAAACCGATGGCGCCGATGCCCAACGTAAGCCACACCTGCGAGTTGCGCAGGGCATTCAACTCGCGCAACGGGCTCGCCCCGTGCGGTGCCGGAGCATTCGGCACCCAGCGCCAGACCATCACTGTCGTGATGGCGCCAATGATGCCGACCAGCACGAACGCGGCACGCCATCCGAGCCACTGACCGAGGCCGGCGGCCAACGGCACACCGAAGAGCGTCGCCAGCGTCAGACCGAGCATGACCTGCCCCACGGCGTGAACACGGCGATGCGGCGGCACCAGCGACGCCCCGACCAGTGCCGCGACACCGAAATAGGTGCCGTGCGGCAAACCGCTGAGAAAGCGCAGCACGATCAGCGCGAGATAGTTCGGCGCCAGCGCGCTCGCTAGATTGCCGACGGCAAACATCGCCATGAGCGCAATCAGAAACGCGCGACGCGGCAAGCGCACCCCCAACACGGCGAGTAATGGCGCACCGATCACGACACCCAGCGCATAGGTGCTGATCGCATGTCCGGCTTGCGGGATGGTGATGTTCAGACCGTGGGCTACATCGGGCAACAGACCCATGATGACGAATTCGCCCGTTCCGATACCGAAGCCGCCCATGGCGAGCGCCACGAACGAAAGCCAGACGGGAATGGACGACTGAGGCACTGCTTCGGCAGCCTCAGCAGGCAGAATTTGGGGGGCACTCATCGGGATTCGGGATGACAGCCACTGCGGGACGGCGGGTGCCCGCAACGGCAAAGGAAACGGCATCGGGTACTGCACCGGCTACCAATGTCGATCGATGTCGAACCATCGGAGCAGCCCCGTTCAAGGATGCCGATTTTACGCCAGACGAACCAATCCTGCAGCGAGCGCGCTGCAACGCAACATCATCAAAACTTCACACTGACGCGCAACTCTCCTCGAAATGGCAAATTTCACCTTGCAACGCAATAGACATGCCGCCTCGACCCAATCCTGCCCGGTAGATCCGCCGTGCCCATAAAAAAACCGGCCCAGTGGGTGGGCCGGTAAGCTACGGTTGCGCTCCGGCTGCGGGAACCGGAGGCAACCGTATTGGGGGGCAACGGTGAACGGCCTATTTCTGCATGCGACGGGCAGCCGATGACGCCATGGCATGTGCGCCGTTCCCGGAAATGCCGATCAGTGATGCGACTTCTTCGCGTGCCACTGACCGGACTTTTCGTCCTTTTCGTAGGTCGACTTCACCGCGGTCCAGGCCACTTTGTGTGCCGTTTCTTCGCGCGATTCATGACCACGACGCTCGCCGGGATCGCGGTACTCGTCCCAGGCGGAATTGAACGCCTTGAGGTAAATCTCCTGGGCATGCGCCGGCAAGTGATCCTTGACGCTTGCCGGCAGATCGTGAGTCTGACGATAAGGCATGGCGGTGTCTCCTTGCATACGGCCCCCGAGGTCAGGCGGAGGCCGTTGGTGAAACTTCGGTCATACCGGCGAATCGCATCAGGCGAGTATCGCCGGCGTCAGATGTGCCCCATGAGCACCAGTACCAGCACGATCACAACGACAAGCCCCAGACCGCCGGACGGGTAGTAGCCCCACCCTCGGCTGTGCGGCCACGCAGGTATCGCGCCGATCAACAACAGAATCAGAACAATCAACAAGATGGTGCCAAGCATGACTTTCCTCCCTTGCCGATCCGACCATTAGCAGTGCGTGCGCACCAGAGCCGTTATGCCCCGCACTCCCCACTTTCCACGGCAACGTATTTACCAGGAGGCCGAAGCGGCGGCTCTTCCACTGGAGGATCCAGCGGTCTGTCAGGCGGGGGCATCGGCGTCGGTTCGTCCTCGTCGGGAGGGGTCTTCGGCGGCGGTGTCCCCGGCGGCTTGCCTGGGTCGTAAGGCTCAGGCAAATGTGCATACAGGCCGGGGGCCTGCGTCAGCCGGCAGATTTCAATGGGTCTCGGCATGAGCAAAATTTCTCGCGGCTCAATGCCAATACGGGTCGACGGTGTAATACGTGTGCACCTGCTCGGCCCAATGCAGGTCGGCCATGCTCGGCCAGTGATCTTTGTCGAAGCCCGGCGCCTTCTTGAGCGCTTCCTTGTCGATGTCGAGAATGAAGCGCTTGTTTTCGACGTCGAGCTGCAACGCGTGCCACGGAATGGCGAACAGCTTGTCGCCCATGCCGAGAAAGCCGCCGAACGACAGCACGGCGTAAGCCACCGTACCGCGTTGCACATCGAGCATGATGTGCTTGACCTTGCCAAGGCTCTCGCCGGCAGGGTTCACAACGTCTTCGGCGTCGAGCGTGTCGGCGGCCATCACCGACGGCCCGGGGCCGTCAGGCAGCTTATGGGACGCACCTACGATGCGCGCGCCTGGTTGGGCCATCGGGCCTCGACCGGTTTGCATAGTCATGATTGTCTCCTTCGTCCAGTGAAGTCGAGGCGCGGGAATTCGCGCCATCGACGTGGCGAAATCCGCGTTACTTCATTACCTTGATGTCGTCCTTGACGTCGACCACACCGTCAACCCCCTTGACCGTGTCGACCACGAGGGTACGTTGCGCCGACTGCGGTACCGAGCCGGTCAGATGCACGACGCCCTGATGCGTGGTCACGTGAACCTTCGTCGACGGCACGTCCTTCTTGGCGAGCAGCTCGGCCTTGACCTTTGCAGTCAGCGCCGAATCGTCGATCTTGCGGCCGGTGTCGCTCATGACGCCGCTGGCGCCGGAGTTATCGGCGATCTTGATGATGCCGCCCTGATCGAGGGCATGGGCAGCGATACCCGTCGTTGCAAGTGCGCCCGCCATGATGAGTTTGAGCAGATTCGATTGTTTCATTGTTGACCTCCCGAAATTGAGTCGTCACATCGGTGGCATTGCTGCCTTGGGTGTCACCTCCTGCACGCGAGCGTGCGGCACCCTGCGACGACCGAGTCATTGGTGAACCCTCTTCTCACCCGGAGATACCCGGTCCTGCCTTGCTTCGGAATCCAGTGCGCGAGTCATGCGAAACCACGCTCCCGCGCCCCGGATCTCCGGATGTCCTAAACCGCGTGCTGTCCGTCAGATCTTGTGACCTTCCTGGCTCTCGCCCGGACGGCTCATCGCCTTGTCGCGCCGCTCGTGCAGCCGGTTGTCCACGCCACTTACACCGGCGACTTTCGAGACCACCGTCTGCACCACATGCTGCATCCAGCGCTCGGGGACATGGCCCGTGAGCAACACCAGTCCGGATGCCACCGAGATATCGACGTGCGAGACGTCGAGATCGCGGGCCTGCGATAACGCAAGGCGAACGGCGTCGCGAACTGCGATGTCGGTGGACGACGGGCCACGCGAGCGGGCGTGAACGGTGGCATTTGCCATCTCTTGCGGCTTGCCCCTCACGCTCGTCTTCGCGTGCCCTGCTTCGTCGCCACCACGGCCCTTGCTCCCTGTGGCCTGCCCGGCCTCGCCTGACATTGCTTTGCGTTCACTATCGTTGCGCTCAGGTGACGCTTCAGCCCCCTGCGTACCCTCTGGCCAGTCGACGTGTCGCGATTGCGACGGACTCCTGACGGGTGAGACGGCGTCCAAAGCGTCGCGGCCAGTACCTGCGTAGTCGTCATGCGGGCCGTATGCGCTTTGCCGGCCAAAGCGGGGATGTGCGCCCGGCGCAGCATTCGCCGGCCCGTAACCGCTCTCCTCGCCGTGCGCGATCTCCGGGGCATACCCGTGACCACCGCCAACCTGCGTGTCGCCCTTGCCCATCTTGCGTTGCTTCGCATCGGAGGCGCCCAGCCATGCCGGATCGTTCTGCGTCTGAGCATGCGCCGTCTGCGCATCGCGAGCCGCCGACTGCCGGGCTTCGTGCGTTTGTGCATCCGCAGCGCTTTCCGATGACGACGGCGCCGACGCTTGCGCGCCGTTCGTCTCGGCGTCACCGTCTTCATGCGTCAGTGCGTGCTGCTCGTGCTGCGCCCCTGCGTCCACCGTCCTGTCCTGAGACGACTTCCGCGCTGGGGGGATACGCTTCGCCATGACAACCTCCTCGACTGCCGTCCGTGCTGTGGTAACTGGCACCGAACTTGTTGAAATCGATTGTAGATAGCCGGTTTCATCCGGCGAATCGGCGATATCTGAAAGATGTGTAGGCGGACGCTGGCAAGCGAGGCAGCATCGCATTGACGGTGATCTTCAGGCGGAAAATTCGACTAAAAATCAATGACTTGAAAAATCCAGCGAAGGGAGTTTGGAAGGAAAGAAATTTGGCATCGGCGAGAAATACGTACGGATGCCGTCAGCACCATCGGACAATTCCTATGAATTAGCCATTCGGCGCGGTGTCGTCCTTCGGGGCCACGATGACCCGGTTGCGGCCGGTTGCCTTGGCGCGATAGAGCGCCTCGTCCGCGGCCTTGACGAGAACGTCGACGGCTTCCTTGCCTTGCGGCGAGCGGCAAGCCACGCCGACACTCACCGTGACATGCCCGAAGTCGCTCGACGCATGCTCGAGGTTGAGCCGGTCGACAGCCAGACGAATGCTCTCCGCCACTTTCTGCGCCCCGAGCGTGTCGGTGTCCGGCATGACGGCGATGAACTCTTCTCCGCCATATCGCCCTGCGGCATCGGACGGGCGTTGCAGCGCCGCCGCAATCGCACCGGCCACTGCGGCAAGCGCGGCATCGCCCGCCTGATGCCCATGCGTGTCGTTGTAGCGCTTGAACCAGTCGATGTCGACGAACGCCACCGCCATCGCCCGACCCGACCGACGCATGCGGCGCCACTCGTTGGCGAGAATCCTGTCGAGCGAACGCCGGTTCGACAACCCGGTCAGCCCGTCCGTGCGGGCCAGCAGACGCAATTCCTGCTCTGCCCGCAGGCGGCGCCGCAACTGGGCCGCCAGCAGCATCGAGGCGCCGACGAACCCCGCATTGAGCAAGAGAAACAGACCACCGAACTCGATCACCCGCTGATGCCAGGGCGCAAGAATCTCTTCGCTCGACGTCACGACGATCAGGGTGAGCGGCACGTTGTTCAAGAACCGGCGCGACATCAGGCTGTCCCGGCCGAGGAAGCGAATGGGAAAGATACGCCGCTCGTCTCGCCCAGGGGGGATGGCTTCATAGCGCCCGGTCTGCGCCATGGTGAGCCCGATCACGGAAGCGTCGTAAGGCTTACGCATCAGAATGGCGCCATCCTTGCCCAGCAGCAGAATGACCCCTTGCCGCCCGACTTCGATGTGATTGAACAGATTGCGGAAATATTCGATATCGACGGACAACGACACCACGCCCCCGAACGAGCCATCCGGGCGCGTAATGCGTCGGCTGAGCACCATGGTCGGGGCGTTGTCTCGCAGGCGAGACTGGATGAACCCGCTCACGAACAGCCCGGCATGCGGATCGTCGCGGTGCACCGTGAAGTAATCCCGGTCCGAAAAATTGAAATTCCGGGGCATCTCGCTGGACGCATCGATGACGATATTCCCATTTTCATCGAGGACCACGAGCGAGCCGATGTAGCGCGATGCCCCCGCCCGCTCGAAGATCAGCTCACGGCGCAGCGCAGAGGGAAGCGCCTCAACGTCGGCGCGCGCGAGCAGCTTCACCACGGCATCGAGCGAGGCCTCGTAGAGTTGGAAATTCAACTCCAGATCGCGCTCCATCACCTCGACGATGTTGCGCTGGTTGTCCGACGCGCGGGCGAGCACGAGCAAGCGTCCCTCGTACAGCAGGGCCACCGCGACCGCCAGGACCATGACCGAGATCCCGACGCCACTCCAGACAATCAATGTCGGCGTCCGGGATAGCCAACGCACCACCGCAGCCAACGCCAGTGCCGTGCGTGCTCGCCACCGCTGAATCGACATGCGCCCAAACTCCCTTCTCAATCTCCGGCATTTGCGCACGGCGCCGCTTATGCCATGAAGTCGGCAGCCATGTCGGCGTCGGTGCGGGCCTCGAGCCGTCCGTCGCGACACGCCTTGCGGAACACCTCGTAATCGCGTTCGACCTGATCGGCATAATCCGTCGCGTAATGGATCAACGCCTCCCCCAGACGGATGCCCTTGCCCACATAACCGACCAGTTCCGCCGCACACCCACCGGCCTTGGCGTGGGCACGCGCCAGCACCCACCCGCAAAGGCCCGCATATTCCCGAAAACCATCGGCCCGGAACAACTCGAACTGGGCCGAGATCTTCATGTCGCGTAACTGGCGTCCGTAAATGCAACGCCCGAACGGGC
This window of the Pandoraea fibrosis genome carries:
- a CDS encoding MFS transporter; translated protein: MSAPQILPAEAAEAVPQSSIPVWLSFVALAMGGFGIGTGEFVIMGLLPDVAHGLNITIPQAGHAISTYALGVVIGAPLLAVLGVRLPRRAFLIALMAMFAVGNLASALAPNYLALIVLRFLSGLPHGTYFGVAALVGASLVPPHRRVHAVGQVMLGLTLATLFGVPLAAGLGQWLGWRAAFVLVGIIGAITTVMVWRWVPNAPAPHGASPLRELNALRNSQVWLTLGIGAIGFGGMFAVFSYIKPTLMQVAGVPETWVPFYLALFGVGMVAGTVVGPRLVAAASLMRAIGGTLIWSALLLGAFTFTSASPWLAGVNVLAIGTIIIIGPALQIRLMDVAGEAQTLAAALNHSAFNMANAAGAWLGGVAISAGYGWTSTGWVGVLLSCAGMLMFFWARHDARRKAR
- a CDS encoding ChaB family protein, translated to MPYRQTHDLPASVKDHLPAHAQEIYLKAFNSAWDEYRDPGERRGHESREETAHKVAWTAVKSTYEKDEKSGQWHAKKSHH
- a CDS encoding DUF3309 family protein; this encodes MLGTILLIVLILLLIGAIPAWPHSRGWGYYPSGGLGLVVVIVLVLVLMGHI
- a CDS encoding PRC-barrel domain-containing protein → MTMQTGRGPMAQPGARIVGASHKLPDGPGPSVMAADTLDAEDVVNPAGESLGKVKHIMLDVQRGTVAYAVLSFGGFLGMGDKLFAIPWHALQLDVENKRFILDIDKEALKKAPGFDKDHWPSMADLHWAEQVHTYYTVDPYWH
- a CDS encoding BON domain-containing protein, encoding MKQSNLLKLIMAGALATTGIAAHALDQGGIIKIADNSGASGVMSDTGRKIDDSALTAKVKAELLAKKDVPSTKVHVTTHQGVVHLTGSVPQSAQRTLVVDTVKGVDGVVDVKDDIKVMK
- a CDS encoding BON domain-containing protein; this encodes MAKRIPPARKSSQDRTVDAGAQHEQHALTHEDGDAETNGAQASAPSSSESAADAQTHEARQSAARDAQTAHAQTQNDPAWLGASDAKQRKMGKGDTQVGGGHGYAPEIAHGEESGYGPANAAPGAHPRFGRQSAYGPHDDYAGTGRDALDAVSPVRSPSQSRHVDWPEGTQGAEASPERNDSERKAMSGEAGQATGSKGRGGDEAGHAKTSVRGKPQEMANATVHARSRGPSSTDIAVRDAVRLALSQARDLDVSHVDISVASGLVLLTGHVPERWMQHVVQTVVSKVAGVSGVDNRLHERRDKAMSRPGESQEGHKI
- a CDS encoding sensor domain-containing diguanylate cyclase, encoding MSIQRWRARTALALAAVVRWLSRTPTLIVWSGVGISVMVLAVAVALLYEGRLLVLARASDNQRNIVEVMERDLELNFQLYEASLDAVVKLLARADVEALPSALRRELIFERAGASRYIGSLVVLDENGNIVIDASSEMPRNFNFSDRDYFTVHRDDPHAGLFVSGFIQSRLRDNAPTMVLSRRITRPDGSFGGVVSLSVDIEYFRNLFNHIEVGRQGVILLLGKDGAILMRKPYDASVIGLTMAQTGRYEAIPPGRDERRIFPIRFLGRDSLMSRRFLNNVPLTLIVVTSSEEILAPWHQRVIEFGGLFLLLNAGFVGASMLLAAQLRRRLRAEQELRLLARTDGLTGLSNRRSLDRILANEWRRMRRSGRAMAVAFVDIDWFKRYNDTHGHQAGDAALAAVAGAIAAALQRPSDAAGRYGGEEFIAVMPDTDTLGAQKVAESIRLAVDRLNLEHASSDFGHVTVSVGVACRSPQGKEAVDVLVKAADEALYRAKATGRNRVIVAPKDDTAPNG